In Bacteroidota bacterium, the DNA window CGACGGGATCGACACTCTGGCTGGGGCTCGGTGCCGGCATTGGCGCGGTCGCGGGGATGGGATATTTCATTTTGATCGTCCTTCGTATGGAAGGTGCGGCCAAGAAGAAACACCGCCGCTCAAACACGTAGTTGTTCCATGGCTTATAAGATCGGACAGAGCGCCACTGCAGAAGCACTCGACGTCAGAGATTTCGATGTCGCGACGTTTGTACTTGTGCTGATCCTTACCGCCGCAGGATTCGTATCGATCTACAGCGCCACCTATGCGGCACAGATGAACGATCGGTTCGGGCTGCAATTGCTCTTCGGTGCGATCGGCATCGTCGTCCTGTTAGCGATGGCATTGATCCCTGTTCGCTGGCTGTCGGTCGCGTCCTATCCGTTCTATGGTGTTTCGCTCATGCTGCTGGGCCTTGTGCTCGTTGCCGGAAAAGTCGTTTACAGCCAAAAGAACTGGCTGGCGCTCGGCGGCATCAACTTCCAACCGTCGGAGCTCTCGAAGCTGGCGACGATCATGGCCCTTGGCAAATTCTGTTCGGGCGATAGAAAACTGACGCGTCCGCTCGACCTCTTCATTGCGTGCATGATTGTGCTCGTCCCGATCGGTCTGATCATGGCAGAGCCCGATCCGGGCAGTGCGCTCATCTACATTGGTCTCTTGCTGATCATCCTATTATGGGCAGGAACGGACCTGTTTTTGCTTATTGCGATTGTGGGCCCCGGGGTCGTTGCGGTACTCTCGCTCTTCGGAAAGACAGCGATGCTTGCCTCGGTATTTGGCGTCGGTGCATTGTTATTCCTGACCTTCAAACGAAATCTTGTCTCGACGATACTGGTCTTTCTGCTTGTCATCGGAGCATCGTTT includes these proteins:
- the rodA gene encoding rod shape-determining protein RodA, with the protein product MAYKIGQSATAEALDVRDFDVATFVLVLILTAAGFVSIYSATYAAQMNDRFGLQLLFGAIGIVVLLAMALIPVRWLSVASYPFYGVSLMLLGLVLVAGKVVYSQKNWLALGGINFQPSELSKLATIMALGKFCSGDRKLTRPLDLFIACMIVLVPIGLIMAEPDPGSALIYIGLLLIILLWAGTDLFLLIAIVGPGVVAVLSLFGKTAMLASVFGVGALLFLTFKRNLVSTILVFLLVIGASFSADTLYSRLHPYQRERIDLLVNPEADPQGGGYNIIQAKMAIGSGGVVGKGYLKGTQTQLRYVPKQWTDFIISVPAEEFGFIGAAVLLLLYLILIYRGLAISSSVRSNFSSVVAIGITGIWLMHVTINIGMTLGLMPVVGIPLPFMSYGGSALITNMLMAGIMMNLYRNRRIQF